Proteins from a single region of Chryseobacterium scophthalmum:
- a CDS encoding ABC-F family ATP-binding cassette domain-containing protein, whose product MNYVSVENLTKSYGIKTLFKNVSFHVNEGDKIAIVAKNGSGKSTLLKILMGKEIADSGSVVINKDIQVVLFDQEIDFESDLTIDEFMMTLDSAPILALKKYHHALVSGNPDEMETALAEMEIHKAWDLENEMSQILSQLKITDLTAKMGMLSGGQIKRVALAKLLTETRAEHRHTLLIMDEPTNHLDVEMVEWLENYLNKAKITLILVTHDRYFLDAVCGIIWEMEDQNMYFHNGSYATYLENKMIREDNMNSTIDKAQNLYRKELEWMRRQPKARTTKSKSRQDDFYETEKVAKTDTRKEKLELDFEMKRLGNKILELKDISKSYGDKLLLKDFSYSFQRGEKVGIVGKNGAGKSTLLNIIQGFESKDSGEIETGETIKFGYFSQKGLQYKEEERVIDFIKEISENFPLANGRTITASQFLRLFLFDDQTQYSPISKLSGGEKRRLHLMYILYQNPNFLIFDEPTNDLDLPTLTVLENFLLNFQGSLIIVSHDRYFMDRIVDHILAFEGEGKIKDFIGNFSEYRENKKLEDESQKNEDKKAKTVAEKVVEKPVVADVPKAQTPKKKLSFKEQRELETIEKEIPEFEGKRAAILEQLNNETDYEKISKLSAELESLAEKLENHEMRWLELQD is encoded by the coding sequence ATGAATTACGTTTCAGTCGAAAATCTTACCAAATCATATGGCATCAAAACTTTGTTTAAAAATGTCTCATTTCACGTTAATGAAGGTGACAAAATTGCCATAGTTGCCAAAAACGGCAGCGGAAAATCTACCCTTTTGAAAATTTTGATGGGAAAAGAGATTGCAGACAGCGGTTCTGTAGTTATTAATAAAGATATTCAGGTTGTTTTGTTTGATCAGGAAATCGATTTTGAGTCTGATCTTACCATTGACGAGTTTATGATGACTTTAGATTCTGCGCCTATTTTAGCTTTAAAAAAATACCATCATGCTTTAGTTTCAGGTAATCCGGATGAGATGGAAACTGCACTTGCAGAAATGGAAATTCACAAAGCATGGGATTTGGAAAATGAAATGAGCCAGATTCTTTCTCAGTTGAAAATTACAGATTTAACAGCGAAAATGGGAATGCTTTCAGGTGGACAGATTAAACGTGTTGCTTTGGCAAAACTTTTAACAGAAACCAGAGCAGAACACCGTCACACTCTTTTGATTATGGATGAGCCAACCAACCACCTTGATGTGGAAATGGTAGAATGGCTTGAAAATTATTTAAATAAAGCAAAAATCACTTTAATTCTTGTTACTCACGACCGTTATTTCCTTGATGCGGTTTGTGGGATTATCTGGGAAATGGAAGATCAGAATATGTACTTCCATAATGGTTCTTACGCAACTTATCTTGAAAACAAAATGATTCGTGAGGATAATATGAATTCTACGATTGATAAAGCGCAAAACCTTTACAGAAAGGAATTGGAATGGATGCGAAGACAACCTAAAGCAAGAACTACCAAATCAAAATCTAGACAAGATGATTTTTACGAAACTGAAAAAGTAGCAAAAACAGATACCCGTAAAGAAAAATTGGAGCTTGATTTTGAAATGAAAAGATTGGGTAACAAAATCCTTGAACTTAAAGATATTTCTAAAAGTTATGGTGATAAATTGTTGCTGAAAGATTTCAGTTATTCTTTCCAAAGAGGAGAAAAAGTAGGGATTGTAGGAAAAAACGGTGCCGGAAAATCTACTTTACTTAACATTATTCAAGGTTTTGAATCAAAAGATTCGGGAGAAATTGAAACAGGAGAAACCATTAAGTTCGGATATTTTTCTCAAAAAGGACTTCAGTATAAAGAAGAGGAAAGAGTGATCGATTTCATTAAAGAAATTTCTGAAAATTTCCCTTTGGCTAACGGAAGAACGATTACAGCATCTCAGTTTTTAAGATTATTCTTATTTGATGATCAAACGCAATATTCACCAATCTCTAAACTTTCGGGAGGTGAAAAAAGAAGACTGCATTTGATGTATATTTTATATCAAAACCCAAACTTTTTGATTTTTGATGAGCCAACGAACGATCTTGACCTTCCTACTTTGACGGTTTTGGAAAATTTCCTTTTAAATTTCCAGGGAAGTTTGATTATCGTTTCTCACGACAGATATTTTATGGATAGAATTGTTGATCATATTTTAGCATTTGAAGGTGAAGGAAAAATCAAAGATTTCATCGGAAACTTTTCAGAATATAGAGAAAATAAAAAACTGGAAGACGAAAGCCAGAAAAATGAAGATAAAAAAGCAAAAACGGTAGCTGAAAAGGTGGTTGAAAAACCAGTTGTTGCAGATGTTCCGAAAGCTCAAACTCCAAAAAAAAAGCTTTCTTTCAAAGAACAACGTGAGCTGGAAACCATTGAAAAAGAGATTCCGGAATTTGAAGGTAAAAGAGCCGCAATTCTGGAACAACTGAATAATGAAACTGATTACGAGAAAATATCTAAACTTTCTGCAGAACTGGAAAGCCTTGCCGAAAAGCTGGAAAACCATGAGATGAGATGGCTTGAGCTTCAGGACTAA